One part of the Phoenix dactylifera cultivar Barhee BC4 chromosome 4, palm_55x_up_171113_PBpolish2nd_filt_p, whole genome shotgun sequence genome encodes these proteins:
- the LOC103707198 gene encoding L-ascorbate oxidase homolog, with product MGKGRGLGMGKTRLLASFLFFFLLISSVRGDDPYRFFTWNITYGDIWPLGVKQQGILINGQFPGPQIEAVTNDNLIINVFNSLPEPFLLSWNGIQQRRNSWQDGVYGTNCPIPPRRNFTYVLQVKDQIGSYFYFPSLAFHKAAGGFGGFRILSRPLIPVPFPPPAGDYTLLIGDWYKANHTVLKYVLDSGRNLLFPDGVLINGRGWNGNYFTVERGKTYRFRISNVGLATSLNIRFQGHTMKLVEVEGSHTLQNTYSSLDVHLGQSYSVLVTADQPPRDYYIVVSTRFTRTVLTTTAILHYSNSFGKPVGPLPGGPTTQINWSLNQARSIRWNLTASGPRPNPQGSYHYGLVNTTRTIRLANSAPIINGKQRYAVNSVSFIPADTPLKLADFYKISGVFSLGSIPYNPTFGGGYLQTSVMAANFREYVEIIFENYEDTVQSWHIDGYSFWVVGMDGGQWTAASRKSYNLRDTVNRCTLQVYPKGWTAVYMPLDNVGMWNVRSENWARQYLGQQFYLRVYSPANSWRDEYPIPRNALLCGRAAGRRTRPL from the exons atgggaaaggggaggggcctcGGAATGGGAAAGACCAGGCTCTtggcttctttcctcttcttctttcttcttatttCCTCTGTCCGAGGTGACGATCCCTACCGCTTCTTCACCTGGAACATCACCTACGGCGACATCTGGCCTCTCGGCGTCAAACAAcag GGGATTTTGATCAATGGCCAGTTCCCGGGGCCCCAGATCGAGGCAGTTACCAATGACAACCTCATCATCAACGTCTTCAACAGCTTGCCGGAGCCATTCCTCCTCTCCTG GAATGGGATACAACAGAGGAGGAATTCATGGCAAGATGGGGTCTATGGCACCAACTGTCCCATCCCACCTAGGAGGAACTTTACCTATGTGCTGCAAGTCAAGGACCAGATTGGAAGCTACTTCTACTTCCCCTCTCTCGCATTCCACAAGGCTGCTGGTGGATTTGGTGGCTTCAGGATCCTGAGTCGTCCACTGATTCCTGTGCCCTTCCCTCCTCCTGCTGGAGATTATACTTTGTTGATTGGCGACTGGTACAAGGCCAACCACACT GTCCTGAAGTACGTATTAGACAGTGGCAGGAATCTTCTTTTCCCTGACGGTGTTCTAATCAACGGCcgtggatggaatgggaactaTTTTACAGTTGAACGAG GTAAAACATACCGGTTTCGGATATCCAATGTGGGGTTGGCAACATCTCTAAACATAAGATTTCAAGGGCACACAATGAAGCTGGTTGAGGTTGAAGGGTCTCACACCCTCCAAAATACCTATTCTTCATTGGATGTCCATCTGGGCCAGTCTTACTCGGTCCTCGTCACAGCTGATCAGCCACCACGGGACTACTACATTGTGGTTTCCACCCGATTTACCCGCACTGTGCTCACCACCACTGCCATCCTCCATTACAGTAATTCTTTCGGAAAACCTGTGGGTCCACTTCCTGGAGGGCCTACCACCCAGATTAATTGGTCCCTCAACCAGGCCAGATCTATTCG ATGGAATCTCACAGCTAGTGGGCCAAGGCCTAACCCGCAAGGTTCCTATCACTATGGGCTTGTCAACACTACCCGAACCATTAGGCTTGCAAACTCTGCACCTATCATCAATGGCAAGCAGAGATATGCTGTCAACAGTGTCTCCTTTATTCCAGCTGATACTCCCCTGAAACTTGCAGACTTCTACAAGATTTCTGGTGTATTTTCACTTGGAAGCATTCCTTATAACCCAACATTTGGAGGTGGTTATCTCCAGACCTCTGTCATGGCAGCTAATTTTCGAGAATATGTTGAGATTATCTTTGAAAACTACGAAGACACCGTTCAATCATGGCATATCGATGGATATTCCTTCTGGGTTGTCGG AATGGATGGAGGGCAATGGACAGCAGCTAGCAGGAAGTCTTATAATTTGAGAGACACTGTTAATCGTTGCACGCTTCAG GTTTACCCCAAAGGATGGACTGCTGTCTATATGCCTTTGGATAATGTAGGTATGTGGAATGTAAGGTCTGAAAACTGGGCTCGACAATACTTGGGGCAGCAATTCTATCTCCGCGTGTACTCTCCAGCAAATTCGTGGAGGGACGAATACCCAATTCCTAGGAATGCACTTCTTTGTGGCCGGGCTGCAGGTCGTCGAACAAGACCGCTCTGA